The following coding sequences are from one Anas acuta chromosome 15, bAnaAcu1.1, whole genome shotgun sequence window:
- the NME3 gene encoding nucleoside diphosphate kinase 3 isoform X1, whose translation MICLLLALFASLLHGARPGVTERTFVAIKPDGVQRQLVGEIIRRFERKGFRLLGLKLLQASEELLKEHYVALRDRPFYGRLVKYMSSGPVVAMVWQGLDVVRMARMMIGETNPAESLPGTIRGDFCVDVGRNVIHGSDSVESARQEISLWFRPEELTCWEDAAERWIYE comes from the exons ATgatctgcctgctgctcgcaCTGTTCGCCAGCCTCCTGCACGGCG CCCGTCCCGGTGTCACGGAGCGCACCTTCGTGGCCATCAAGCCGGACGGCGTCCAGCGGCAGCTGGTCGGGGAAATCATCCGGCGCTTCGAGAGGAAGGGCTtcaggctgctggggctgaagctgctgcag GCCTcggaggagctgctgaaggagcaCTACGTGGCCCTGCGGGACCGACCCTTCTACGGGCGGCTGGTGAAGTACATGAGCTCGGGGCCCGTGGTCGCGATG GTCTGGCAGGGCCTGGATGTGGTCAGGATGGCTCGAATGATGATCGGGGAGACTAACCCGGCTGAATCCCTGCCCGGCACCATCCGAGGAGACTTCTGCGTTGATGTTGGGAG GAACGTGATTCACGGCAGCGACTCGGTGGAGAGTGCCCGGCAGGAGATCTCGCTCTGGTTCCGCCCCGAGGAGCTGACGTGCTGGGAGGACGCGGCCGAGCGCTGGATCTACGAGTGA
- the NME3 gene encoding nucleoside diphosphate kinase 3 isoform X2, translating to MICLLLALFASLLHGARPGVTERTFVAIKPDGVQRQLVGEIIRRFERKGFRLLGLKLLQASEELLKEHYVALRDRPFYGRLVKYMSSGPVVAMVWQGLDVVRMARMMIGETNPAESLPGTIRGDFCVDVGRSPPKGGVWVWVLRAS from the exons ATgatctgcctgctgctcgcaCTGTTCGCCAGCCTCCTGCACGGCG CCCGTCCCGGTGTCACGGAGCGCACCTTCGTGGCCATCAAGCCGGACGGCGTCCAGCGGCAGCTGGTCGGGGAAATCATCCGGCGCTTCGAGAGGAAGGGCTtcaggctgctggggctgaagctgctgcag GCCTcggaggagctgctgaaggagcaCTACGTGGCCCTGCGGGACCGACCCTTCTACGGGCGGCTGGTGAAGTACATGAGCTCGGGGCCCGTGGTCGCGATG GTCTGGCAGGGCCTGGATGTGGTCAGGATGGCTCGAATGATGATCGGGGAGACTAACCCGGCTGAATCCCTGCCCGGCACCATCCGAGGAGACTTCTGCGTTGATGTTGGGAG GTCACCGCCGAAGGGAGGTGTCTGGGTTTGGGTCCTTCGTGCTTCCTGA
- the EME2 gene encoding LOW QUALITY PROTEIN: probable crossover junction endonuclease EME2 (The sequence of the model RefSeq protein was modified relative to this genomic sequence to represent the inferred CDS: substituted 3 bases at 3 genomic stop codons), translating into MSGLLIVFSISTGLLKDPSSDIWIEVLSSLDCKYSFEPQAIPCSTTWRRSTASTPSAPDDSMVKTEEETEMLVLVELEDFLKRRFSLTQSFVNAPAGSQPELNQALPLARAKFAXIRSTWLGAVCLAYRCYWERSPAKQHPGSQPGPELSVTQQEVLEVPVVLQLWGNTDVLFLGTWQEFGKHVSALMKAIAKRPYRRHQEMHELPFCTAGTSGSRVXVEEDGTGPWQVWERQIQQFNRVSPAAAAAVAEAHPSPSLPVQAYEERSDDERLLLLSDIPVKSDISGXDRRLGTDLPITSTSSTDPDLVLDLMA; encoded by the exons ATGTCAGGGTTGTTGATTGTTTTTTCCATCTCCACAGGTCTCCTCAAAGATCCCAGCTCAGATATTTGGATCGAGGTTTTAAGTTCCTTGGACTGTAAATATTCTTTTGAGCCTCAGGCCATTCCCTGCAGCACAACCTGGAGGAGAAGCACAGCAAGCACTCCGTCTGCTCCG gATGACTCCATGGTGAAGACTGAAGAGGAGACGGAGATGCTGGTGTTAGTGGAGCTGGAAGATTTTCTAAAGCGCCGCTTTTCCCTAACCCAG AGTTTTGTCAATGCCCCAGCAGGGAGTCAGCCTGAGCTGAACCAAGCATTGCCTTTGGCCAGAGCAAAGTTC GCATGAATCCGCAGCACgtggctgggagctgtgtgcCTTGCTTACAGGTGTTACTGGGAACGGAGCCCTGCAAAGCAACATCCCGGATCCCAGCCCGGCCCTGAGCTGTCCGTGACTCAACAGGAGGTACTGGAG GTGCCGGTGGTGCTCCAGCTGTGGGGTAACACTGATGTACTCTTCCTAGGCACGTGGCAGGAATTTGGCAAACACGTTTCTGCACTGATGAAGGCGATAGCGAAACGCCCGTACAG GAGGCACCAGGAGATGCACGAGTTGCCTTTCTGCACTGCAGGGACCTCAGGCAGCAGGGTGTGAGTGGAGGAGGATGGCACAGGACCGTGGCAGGTGTGGGAGAGACAAATCCAGCAGTTTAATAGGgtcagccctgcagcagcagcagcggtaGCAGAAGCACATCCCTCCCCAAGCCTCCCGGTACAG GCCTACGAAGAGCGCAGCGATGATGAGAGGCTCCTTCTGCTGAGCGATATCCCAGTGAAATCAGACATCAGTGGGTAGGACCGCCGCCTTGGGACAGACTTACCCATCACGTCTACCTCTTCCACTGACCCCGACCTTGTCCTGGACCTGATGGCATAG
- the SPSB3 gene encoding SPRY domain-containing SOCS box protein 3 isoform X3: MARRTRSSRAWHFVLSGVRHEADSRAVALASGARGWGYDSDGQHSDSDSEPEFSSLSPSIPSAIPVTGESYCNCENQSEAPYCSSLHALHRVKDCQCGEEDEYFDWVWDDLNKSTATLLTCDNRKVNFHMEYSCGTAAIRGNKELADGQHFWEIKMTSPVYGTDMMVGIGTSDVNLDKYRHTFCSLLGKDEDSWGLSYTGLLHHKGDKTNFSSRFGQGSIIGVHLDTWHGTLTFFKNRKCIGVAATKLQNKKFYPMVCSTAAKSSMKVIRSCASCTSLQYLCCYRLRQLLPNYVDTLEVLPLPPGLKQVLHNKLGWVLSMNYSTSKPSSSSSGSDSDSSCGSDAEACQRKRCRRT, from the exons ATGGCTCGCCGCACGCGGAGCAGCCGGGCCTGGCACTTCGTGCTGAGCGGGGTGCGCCACGAGGCCGACAGCCGGGCGGTCGCTTTGGCCAGCGGAGCGCGAGGCTGGGGCTACGACTCGGATGGGCAG CACAGCGACTCGGATTCGGAGCCGGAGTTCTCCTCCCTCTCGCCCTCCATCCCGAGCGCCATCCCCGTGACGGGGGAGTCCTACTGCAACTGCGAGAACCAGAGCGAGGCTCCCTACTGCTCCAGCCTGCACGCCCTGCACCGCGTCAAGGACTGCCAGTGCGGCGAGGAGGATGAGT aTTTTGACTGGGTGTGGGATGACCTGAACAAGTCGACGGCCACCCTGCTGACCTGCGACAACCGCAAGGTGAACTTCCACATGGAGTACAGCTGCGGCACCGCGGCCATCCGGGGCAACAAGGAGCTGGCAGACGGGCAGCACTTCTGGGAGATCAAGATGACCTCTCCGGTCTATGGCACGGACATG atggTGGGAATTGGGACGTCGGATGTGAACCTGGACAAGTACCGCCACAccttctgcagcctgctgggcaAGGACGAGGACAGCTGGGGACTCTCCTACACAG GACTGCTGCATCACAAGGGTGACAAGACAAACTTCTCCTCGAGGTTTGGCCAGGGCTCTATCATCGGGGTGCATTTGGACACGTGGCACGGGACACTCACGTTCTTCAAAAACCGCAAGTGCATAG GGGTTGCAGCTACGAAGCTGCAGAACAAGAAGTTTTACCCCATGGTGTGCTCGACGGCAGCCAAGAGCAGCATGAAGGTGATCCGCTCCTGCGCCAGCTGCACGTCTCTCCAGTACCTCTGCTGCTACCGCCTGCGCCAGCTCCTGCCCAACTACGTGGACACGCTGGAGGTGCTGCCGTTGCCACCAGGACTCAAGCAAGTGCTACACAACAAACTGGGGTGGGTCTTAAGCATGAACTATAGCACATCAAAGCCTTCCTCCTCATCGTCAGGAAGCGACTCAGATAGCTCCTGTGGCTCGGATGCAGAGGCCTGCCAAAGGAAGAGGTGCAGGAGGACATAG
- the SPSB3 gene encoding SPRY domain-containing SOCS box protein 3 isoform X2 has protein sequence MEPAGSTAELIRACTRAYLSRNAMARRTRSSRAWHFVLSGVRHEADSRAVALASGARGWGYDSDGQHSDSDSEPEFSSLSPSIPSAIPVTGESYCNCENQSEAPYCSSLHALHRVKDCQCGEEDEYFDWVWDDLNKSTATLLTCDNRKVNFHMEYSCGTAAIRGNKELADGQHFWEIKMTSPVYGTDMMVGIGTSDVNLDKYRHTFCSLLGKDEDSWGLSYTGLLHHKGDKTNFSSRFGQGSIIGVHLDTWHGTLTFFKNRKCIGVAATKLQNKKFYPMVCSTAAKSSMKVIRSCASCTSLQYLCCYRLRQLLPNYVDTLEVLPLPPGLKQVLHNKLGWVLSMNYSTSKPSSSSSGSDSDSSCGSDAEACQRKRCRRT, from the exons ATGGAGCCCGCGGGGAGCACGGCGGAGCTCATCCGGGCCTGCACGCGGg CCTACCTGTCCCGGAACGCCATGGCTCGCCGCACGCGGAGCAGCCGGGCCTGGCACTTCGTGCTGAGCGGGGTGCGCCACGAGGCCGACAGCCGGGCGGTCGCTTTGGCCAGCGGAGCGCGAGGCTGGGGCTACGACTCGGATGGGCAG CACAGCGACTCGGATTCGGAGCCGGAGTTCTCCTCCCTCTCGCCCTCCATCCCGAGCGCCATCCCCGTGACGGGGGAGTCCTACTGCAACTGCGAGAACCAGAGCGAGGCTCCCTACTGCTCCAGCCTGCACGCCCTGCACCGCGTCAAGGACTGCCAGTGCGGCGAGGAGGATGAGT aTTTTGACTGGGTGTGGGATGACCTGAACAAGTCGACGGCCACCCTGCTGACCTGCGACAACCGCAAGGTGAACTTCCACATGGAGTACAGCTGCGGCACCGCGGCCATCCGGGGCAACAAGGAGCTGGCAGACGGGCAGCACTTCTGGGAGATCAAGATGACCTCTCCGGTCTATGGCACGGACATG atggTGGGAATTGGGACGTCGGATGTGAACCTGGACAAGTACCGCCACAccttctgcagcctgctgggcaAGGACGAGGACAGCTGGGGACTCTCCTACACAG GACTGCTGCATCACAAGGGTGACAAGACAAACTTCTCCTCGAGGTTTGGCCAGGGCTCTATCATCGGGGTGCATTTGGACACGTGGCACGGGACACTCACGTTCTTCAAAAACCGCAAGTGCATAG GGGTTGCAGCTACGAAGCTGCAGAACAAGAAGTTTTACCCCATGGTGTGCTCGACGGCAGCCAAGAGCAGCATGAAGGTGATCCGCTCCTGCGCCAGCTGCACGTCTCTCCAGTACCTCTGCTGCTACCGCCTGCGCCAGCTCCTGCCCAACTACGTGGACACGCTGGAGGTGCTGCCGTTGCCACCAGGACTCAAGCAAGTGCTACACAACAAACTGGGGTGGGTCTTAAGCATGAACTATAGCACATCAAAGCCTTCCTCCTCATCGTCAGGAAGCGACTCAGATAGCTCCTGTGGCTCGGATGCAGAGGCCTGCCAAAGGAAGAGGTGCAGGAGGACATAG
- the SPSB3 gene encoding SPRY domain-containing SOCS box protein 3 isoform X1 → MRGDEPMSAGEGRARERIVYVPGGETYLSRNAMARRTRSSRAWHFVLSGVRHEADSRAVALASGARGWGYDSDGQHSDSDSEPEFSSLSPSIPSAIPVTGESYCNCENQSEAPYCSSLHALHRVKDCQCGEEDEYFDWVWDDLNKSTATLLTCDNRKVNFHMEYSCGTAAIRGNKELADGQHFWEIKMTSPVYGTDMMVGIGTSDVNLDKYRHTFCSLLGKDEDSWGLSYTGLLHHKGDKTNFSSRFGQGSIIGVHLDTWHGTLTFFKNRKCIGVAATKLQNKKFYPMVCSTAAKSSMKVIRSCASCTSLQYLCCYRLRQLLPNYVDTLEVLPLPPGLKQVLHNKLGWVLSMNYSTSKPSSSSSGSDSDSSCGSDAEACQRKRCRRT, encoded by the exons ATGCGGGGGGATGAACCAATGAGCGCGGGGGAGGGGCGGGCCCGCGAGCGGATTGTTTATGTGCCGGGAGGGGAAA CCTACCTGTCCCGGAACGCCATGGCTCGCCGCACGCGGAGCAGCCGGGCCTGGCACTTCGTGCTGAGCGGGGTGCGCCACGAGGCCGACAGCCGGGCGGTCGCTTTGGCCAGCGGAGCGCGAGGCTGGGGCTACGACTCGGATGGGCAG CACAGCGACTCGGATTCGGAGCCGGAGTTCTCCTCCCTCTCGCCCTCCATCCCGAGCGCCATCCCCGTGACGGGGGAGTCCTACTGCAACTGCGAGAACCAGAGCGAGGCTCCCTACTGCTCCAGCCTGCACGCCCTGCACCGCGTCAAGGACTGCCAGTGCGGCGAGGAGGATGAGT aTTTTGACTGGGTGTGGGATGACCTGAACAAGTCGACGGCCACCCTGCTGACCTGCGACAACCGCAAGGTGAACTTCCACATGGAGTACAGCTGCGGCACCGCGGCCATCCGGGGCAACAAGGAGCTGGCAGACGGGCAGCACTTCTGGGAGATCAAGATGACCTCTCCGGTCTATGGCACGGACATG atggTGGGAATTGGGACGTCGGATGTGAACCTGGACAAGTACCGCCACAccttctgcagcctgctgggcaAGGACGAGGACAGCTGGGGACTCTCCTACACAG GACTGCTGCATCACAAGGGTGACAAGACAAACTTCTCCTCGAGGTTTGGCCAGGGCTCTATCATCGGGGTGCATTTGGACACGTGGCACGGGACACTCACGTTCTTCAAAAACCGCAAGTGCATAG GGGTTGCAGCTACGAAGCTGCAGAACAAGAAGTTTTACCCCATGGTGTGCTCGACGGCAGCCAAGAGCAGCATGAAGGTGATCCGCTCCTGCGCCAGCTGCACGTCTCTCCAGTACCTCTGCTGCTACCGCCTGCGCCAGCTCCTGCCCAACTACGTGGACACGCTGGAGGTGCTGCCGTTGCCACCAGGACTCAAGCAAGTGCTACACAACAAACTGGGGTGGGTCTTAAGCATGAACTATAGCACATCAAAGCCTTCCTCCTCATCGTCAGGAAGCGACTCAGATAGCTCCTGTGGCTCGGATGCAGAGGCCTGCCAAAGGAAGAGGTGCAGGAGGACATAG